Below is a genomic region from Microbacterium sp. KUDC0406.
TTCTGGTCCTCGGCCGAGGTGTTCACCTGCACGAAGACGTCCAGCGACCGTCCCGCCGCCTGCAGGCGCCTGTCCAGGGCGTCGGCGAGACGGATGCTGTCGAGCGCCTGGAACTCGTCGGCGAAAGCCGCCACGTCCTTGGCCTTGTTGGTCTGCAGATGCCCGATGACGGACCAGCGCAGGTCGAGGTCGGCGAGGTTCTCGGCCTTGCGCTTCGCCTCCTGCACCTTGTTCTCGCCCAGGTCGGTCGCGCCGGCCTCGATCGCCAGGCGCAGACGCTCCTCGGGCACGGTCTTGCTCACGGCCAGCAGGCGGATGCCGCCGGCGTCGCGCCCCGACCGCTCCGCCGCTGCGGCGATGTTCGCGCGCACGTCGGCGAGGTTCTGCGCGAACTCCGCCACGGAGGTCGCCTGCGGATAGAGGGGGCGCGCGGGCTGATCGGTCACCCCTCGAGAGTACCCGGGGGCCGGTACCGGGCTCGAGACTGCACGCCCGCGCCGAGACCCGGGTTCTGCGCCCCGTCTCGGCGCGGGCGTGCGGTTTCGGGAGGCGCATCGGCCGGGTCAGTAGGATGCGGGACGTGGCATCCGGCAAGAGCAGCAAGCGCAGCAAGAGCAAGAAGAAGAGCGGCACCAGCGGGAACCCGGCGAAACGCCCGGTGATCGAGCTCGGCCCCGTCCGCGTCGGCGACTGGATCGGCGCGGCCCGGCTGCGCACCCTTCCCCTCGCCGTCGCCCCCGTCGTGCTCGGAACGGGCGCCGCGCAGACCGTGGACCACACGTTCCACTGGGTGATCGCCCTGGCCTGTCTCGCGGTAGCCGTGCTGCTGCAGATCGGCGTCAACTTCGCGAACGACTACAGCGACGGCATCCGCGGCACCGACGCGCACCGTGTCGGACCCGCGCGGCTCACCGCATCGGGCCGGGTGCCCGCGAAGCGGGTGCTCCTGATGGCGCTGATCTTCTTCGCGCTCGCCGCACTGGCCGGCCTCGCGATCGTCATCCGCACCCAGCAGTGGTGGATGCTGGCCGTGGGCGCCGTCAGCATCGTCGCCGCGTGGTTCTACACCGGTGGCAAGCGCCCCTACGGCTACAACGCCATGGGTGAGCTGTTCGTCTTCGTGTTCTTCGGACTGGTCGCGACGCTCGGCACCACCTGGGTGCAGGCGTTCGCGCTGCCCGTGCAGGCCTGGTTCGGTGCGGTGTCGGCGGGCCTGTTCGCCTGCGCGGTGCTGCTCGCCAACAACCTGCGTGACATCGATCAGGACCGCGAGGTGGGTAAGCGCACACTCACGGTGCTGATCGGCAGGACCGCGACCCGCGTGCTGTACACGCTGTTCGTGCTCGCGCCCTTCGTGTTCTCCGTGCTCTTCGCCCTGCTGTATCCGATCGCGTGGATCTCTCTGCTGGTGCTGCTGGCCGTGCTGCCCGCGATCCTCATCGTGTGGACCTACCGGCAGCCGCGCGAGCTGATCATCGCGCTGAGCCTCACCTCGCTGTCGTCGCTGGCCTGGTCGGGCCTGATCTACTGGGCGCTGGTCGGCTGATGGACCTCTTCGCTCTTCCCGCCGAGCCGGGCCGCGAGAGCGAGGACGCCTGTGCGCTTGCGGACGGCATCGCTGTCGTGGTCGACGGTGCCGGGCTCCCCAAGACGATGCGACAGGGCTGCGGGCACTCGGTCGCCTGGTATGCACGGATGCTGGCCGAGTCGTTCCGTGTTCGGCTGGAGGATCGCTCCGCGTCGATGGCGGATGCTCTGGCCGGCGCGATCGTCGAGGTCACGGCCGCGCACCGCGACTCCTGCGATCTGGATGCCGGATCGCCCAGTGCGACGGTCGCGGCCTGGCGCATCGCCGGCGACGAGGTCGAGCACCTGGTGCTCTGCGACGCCTCGATCGTGCTCGTCAGGCACGACGGCGCGGCGGACGAGATCACCGACGACCGGCTCGACGCGGCGGTCGACCGCCGCGCCGCCGAACTGCTCGGCGACGGCGAGCACCCGTACGCCGAGATCGCCGCGGCGCGGTTCCGTGCGCTGGACGAGACGCGGAACGTCGAAGGCGGATTCTGGTGCGCGCAGACCGATCCGGATGCCGCCCGGCAGGCGCTCACCGGCCGCACGCCCGCGCGCGAACTCGCGGCGATCGTGGCCTCTTCCGACGGTGGCACCCGGGGTTTCCAGCTCGTCGGCGCGCACACCCTCGAGCGCTTCGCCGAACTGGCATCCGCGGGCCGGCTGGCCGAGATCGCCGGGGAGATCCGCGCCGCAGAGCGCGCGAACGGCGTGGGCGATTTCGCCAAGCCGCACGATGACATCGCGCTGGTGGCGCGGAGCTTCCTGCGCTGACCGCATGCCTCAGGGGCCCGCGCCGACGAGCGCCTCGCCGAGCGGGGTGCGCAGGTGCAGCATCCGGTTGCCGTCGCGGGAGCTCGTGACCAGGCCGGCATCACGCAGCACCGTGAGGTGATGCGATGCGGTGGACACCGCGATCCCGGCATCCGCGGCGACCTGCGAGGTGGTGCGCGCGACGTGGGCCTGCAGCAGGATGCCGGCGCGCACGCGCCCGACCAGGACGCTGAGCGCCTCGGCGAGGACGGCGGAGTCCCTGGCCCACCCCGCTGTGACGCCACGGGCCGGGTAGAACAGCGTCGGCTGCGCGGGTGGCTCCGTGAGCACCATGCAGCCCCACGACGACATCACGGACGGCACCAGAACCAGCCCGCTGCCGCGGCAGTCGACGTCCTCGCTGTGCCGGCGCAGCTGCACCCGCACCGCGCCGTCGCTCCAGCGCACCGAGCGATGCAGGCCGCCCGCCATGGCGGCGAGCCCGTCGGCTGCGACGGTCCTGGCGCGCACCGCGATGTCGGCGCGCAGCATCCGCTCCAGCTGCGGCCAGACAGGAGCGACCGCAGCATTCCAGACCTGTTCCCAGGCGTCCGCGATCAGGGCGCGGGCGCGCTCGGGATCGGCCCGCATGCGGCGCAGCGCCTGCTGGTGCTCGCCGGCGGAGCGCTGGATCATCTTGCCGAGATCGACGAGGATGCCGGGCACCGGCGCCTCTCGCAGCGCGGCGAGTTCGTCCGCGGGCGTCAGGTCCCACCGGGCATCCGTCGTGAGGAAGTCCGGCATGTACCCGTCGGCGCCGATCACCTCGGCGAGCAGGCCGAACGGCTCGCGGGGCACGGTCTCGCGCACCTGCTTCAGCCACCCCCAGTGCAGCGGATGCTCCGCAGGGCGCAGCAGCGCACGCACCGCGTGCGCGAACTCGTGACCGGGCGAGACGCCGAACCGCACCGCCTGGATGTCGCCCGGGCTCAGCCGGAAGTCGACCCGGTGATCCGGGCTGTCGACCCCTTCGCGCGGGGGACTGTTTCGATGCACATCGAAACTCTAGGGCGTGCTGCGCCGGCGCGGAAGAGTGGGGTCATCCCACGAGAGGAGCACATCATGGTCGAGACTCTCGCCGTTCCCACGCGCGTCGCGCCGGACGAGATCCGCCTCGGCAGCGGGCTCAGCCGCCGGTTCGAGGGCAGCGAGCACGGGGCAGGCGTGTCGTACTTCTACATCGACAACCAACCGGGCCAAGGGGCCTCACTGCACTGGCACCCGTACCCCGAGACCTGGGTCGTGCTCGAGGGCGACGTCACGTTCGTCGTCGGCGACGAGCTGATCCTCGCGACCGCCGGCGACACGGTCACCGGACCGGCCTACGTGCCGCACAAGTTCACGAACACCGGCACCGGCACGATGCGCCTCATCGGCATCCACGCCTCGGCCGTCATCATCCAGACGAACCTCGACCCTTCGACAGGCTCAGGGTCCCGGTAGAAAGCAGACAGATGTCCTTCCAGGCATACCTCGACAACATCGAGACCAAGACCGGTCTCACCCCTCGCCGGTTCATCGAGCTGGCGGCCGACAGGGGCTTCGGCCCCGGCACCAAGGCCGCGCCGATCCTGGAGTGGCTGAAGGCCGACTACGACCTGTCCCGCGGCTACGGGATGGCGCTCGTGCACGTGATCACCAAGGGACCGCAGATCAGCGCGAAGCACGTCGGCACCGACGGCGCGCATGCGGATGCCTCTGACACC
It encodes:
- a CDS encoding YggS family pyridoxal phosphate-dependent enzyme, producing the protein MTDQPARPLYPQATSVAEFAQNLADVRANIAAAAERSGRDAGGIRLLAVSKTVPEERLRLAIEAGATDLGENKVQEAKRKAENLADLDLRWSVIGHLQTNKAKDVAAFADEFQALDSIRLADALDRRLQAAGRSLDVFVQVNTSAEDQKSGIDPSDALAFLEELRHRHSLRVQGLMTLALFTSDTERVRECFRILRDVRDRTRERDLVGPGELSMGMSGDYQAAIEEGSTVIRVGQKIFGARAPQA
- a CDS encoding 1,4-dihydroxy-2-naphthoate polyprenyltransferase produces the protein MRDVASGKSSKRSKSKKKSGTSGNPAKRPVIELGPVRVGDWIGAARLRTLPLAVAPVVLGTGAAQTVDHTFHWVIALACLAVAVLLQIGVNFANDYSDGIRGTDAHRVGPARLTASGRVPAKRVLLMALIFFALAALAGLAIVIRTQQWWMLAVGAVSIVAAWFYTGGKRPYGYNAMGELFVFVFFGLVATLGTTWVQAFALPVQAWFGAVSAGLFACAVLLANNLRDIDQDREVGKRTLTVLIGRTATRVLYTLFVLAPFVFSVLFALLYPIAWISLLVLLAVLPAILIVWTYRQPRELIIALSLTSLSSLAWSGLIYWALVG
- a CDS encoding protein phosphatase 2C domain-containing protein, with the protein product MDLFALPAEPGRESEDACALADGIAVVVDGAGLPKTMRQGCGHSVAWYARMLAESFRVRLEDRSASMADALAGAIVEVTAAHRDSCDLDAGSPSATVAAWRIAGDEVEHLVLCDASIVLVRHDGAADEITDDRLDAAVDRRAAELLGDGEHPYAEIAAARFRALDETRNVEGGFWCAQTDPDAARQALTGRTPARELAAIVASSDGGTRGFQLVGAHTLERFAELASAGRLAEIAGEIRAAERANGVGDFAKPHDDIALVARSFLR
- a CDS encoding ArsR/SmtB family transcription factor, which produces MHRNSPPREGVDSPDHRVDFRLSPGDIQAVRFGVSPGHEFAHAVRALLRPAEHPLHWGWLKQVRETVPREPFGLLAEVIGADGYMPDFLTTDARWDLTPADELAALREAPVPGILVDLGKMIQRSAGEHQQALRRMRADPERARALIADAWEQVWNAAVAPVWPQLERMLRADIAVRARTVAADGLAAMAGGLHRSVRWSDGAVRVQLRRHSEDVDCRGSGLVLVPSVMSSWGCMVLTEPPAQPTLFYPARGVTAGWARDSAVLAEALSVLVGRVRAGILLQAHVARTTSQVAADAGIAVSTASHHLTVLRDAGLVTSSRDGNRMLHLRTPLGEALVGAGP
- a CDS encoding cupin domain-containing protein; translated protein: MVETLAVPTRVAPDEIRLGSGLSRRFEGSEHGAGVSYFYIDNQPGQGASLHWHPYPETWVVLEGDVTFVVGDELILATAGDTVTGPAYVPHKFTNTGTGTMRLIGIHASAVIIQTNLDPSTGSGSR
- a CDS encoding DUF4287 domain-containing protein; amino-acid sequence: MSFQAYLDNIETKTGLTPRRFIELAADRGFGPGTKAAPILEWLKADYDLSRGYGMALVHVITKGPQISAKHVGTDGAHADASDTLWLDGRASNPDYA